One genomic region from Osmerus mordax isolate fOsmMor3 chromosome 4, fOsmMor3.pri, whole genome shotgun sequence encodes:
- the rassf7a gene encoding ras association domain-containing protein 7 produces the protein MELKVWVDGVVRVVCGLSEETSCQDVVIALAQAIGQTGRYVLIQRLRDSERQLLATERPLESLAKLGQHGNEVQFVLRRTGPSSSDVAGPNQDRPSPLTLPKHPEPELPKRTQPKKSLTFNLGPSTSPRTKVRRSPHDSSPEQRASPSPVPHPPSPSPSPPAGPSKEEVFRQVLQQQERLRAMEAQLETLERESRAWERPSPVPSASPVPEARLQEELEVLDQAVRRNQAELAYEQFWEEELQAEAEREHGMKRRLGELHAKMDDCGRRLHDLDARSAHLEQEIQQESREGGATAGGPNQMGPEESVSAAKVELQSQEKHGEELEAELSEMNRALGKAESMLQSKQEDLEELNKELRQCNLQQFIQQAGVLPAHSHSRTDLHELEQLELSALLQEGYRNGGLSLRPSESPPRPTAKQFLGHPRNLQNPLVSSLNPEVLTSRESSWR, from the exons GTCAGACGGGTCGCTATGTGCTGATCCAGCGCCTCAGGGACAGTGAGAGGCAGCTGCTAGCCACAGAGAGGCCCCTGGAGTCCCTGGCCAAGCTGGGCCAACACGGAAACGAAGTCCAGTTCGTCCTGCGCCGGACCGGACCCAGCAGCAGTGACGTCGCCGGGCCCAACCAGGACCGGCCCAGCCCTTTGACCCTTCCCAAACACCCGGAGCCAGAACTGCCCAAACGCACCCAGCCCAAGAAGTCCCTCACCTTCAACCTgggcccctccacctcccccagaaCCAAGGTACGGAGGTCCCCACATGACTCCTCCCCAGAGCAGagggcctcccccagccccgtCCCCCATCCCCCGTCCCCCAGCCCCTCGCCCCCGGCGGGCCCGTCCAAAGAGGAGGTGTTCCGCCAGGTTCTCCAGCAGCAGGAGAGACTGAGGGCCATGGAGGCCCAGCTGGAGACCCTGGAGAGGGAGTCCCGAGCCTGGGAGCGTCCCTCGCCggtcccctctgcctcccctgtgCCGGAGGCCCGActccaggaggagctggaggttcTGGATCAGGCGGTGAGGAGGAACCAGGCGGAGCTGGCATACGAGCAGttctgggaggaggagctgcaggccgAGGCGGAGAGGGAGCATGGGATGAAGAGGCGACTGGGGGAGCTCCACGCCAAGATGGACGACTGCGGGCGGCGGCTCCACGACCTCGACGCTCGCTCCGCCCACCTGGAGCAGGAGATCCAACAGGAGAGCCGGGAGGGCGGGGCCACGGCTGGGGGGCCCAATCAGATGGGGCCTGAGGAGTCCGTGAGCGCCGCGAAGGTGGAGCTTCAGAGCCAGGAGAAGCACGGCGAGGAGCTGGAGGCGGAGTTATCGGAGATGAACAGGGCTCTGGGGAAGGCGGAGTCTATGCTGCAG AGCAAGcaggaggacctggaggagctgAACAAGGAGTTGAGGCAGTGTAACCTGCAGCAGTTCATCCAGCAGGCTGGGGTCCTGCCGGCTCACTCCCACTCCCGCACAGACCTCCACGAGCTGGAGCAGCTGGAACTGTCCGCCCTGCTGCAGGAGGGCTACAGGAACGGAg GCCTGTCCCTGCGCCCGTCGGAGTCTCCTCCGCGGCCCACGGCCAAGCAGTTCCTAGGACATCCCCGCAACCTGCAGAACCCGCTGGTGTCCAGTCTCAACcctgagg TCTTGACATCCAGAGAGTCTTCATGGAGATAG
- the LOC136942196 gene encoding DNA-directed RNA polymerase II subunit RPB11-a-like — MNAPPAFESFLLFEGEKKITITKDTKVPNACLFTLNKEDHTLGNIIRSQLLKDPQVLFAGYKVPHPLEHKIVIRVQTTPDYSPQEAFTNAITDLISELSLLEERFRVSIKDKQEGIE, encoded by the exons ATGAACGCACCTCCTGCATTTGAGTCATTTTTGTTGTTCGAAGGAGAAAAGAA AATAACTATTACAAAGGACACAAAAGTTCCCAATGCTTGTCTTTTCACATTGAATAAAGAAGATCATACACTTGGGAACATTATCAGATC ACAACTGCTGAAAGACCCCCAGGTGCTCTTCGCTGGCTATAAAGTTCCACATCCTCTGGAGCACAAGATTGTTATCCGTGTTCAGACCACTCCCGACTACAGTCCTCAGGAGGCTTTCACCAATGCCATCACCGATCTCATCAGTGAACTGtccctgctggaggagaggtTCAGG GTTTCTATCAAGGACAAGCAGGAAGGGATCGAATGA
- the phrf1 gene encoding LOW QUALITY PROTEIN: PHD and RING finger domain-containing protein 1 (The sequence of the model RefSeq protein was modified relative to this genomic sequence to represent the inferred CDS: inserted 2 bases in 1 codon; deleted 1 base in 1 codon): MDEEDSQDELINRNASQGKGKRAAGWNISGSEEDSDEAGEEMEDEESGSGDDNDDDDEEEDHLDGDDEEMEEEEDDSDDDDEEEEEEEYSGKAVEGAVAGASADPAELSSDEDSEKCPICLNSFHSQPVATPESCEHYFCLDCILEWSKNANSCPVDRIVFNNIYLRKNFGGKVQKMITVHKPVKEGQEEQVDLELEQTSCEVCRGRDREDRLLLCDGCDAGYHMECLTPPLDAVPVEEWFXPGCEANNRRSRGSAEDLSEAESQTSDRPTTSRSRPAPAGPTRAIARTQQSERVRANVNRHRITQARTAQLAPRFLMQSTWLDDTINSVVAGLNTAVYVRNLTPRAAPSRRRRTVKRRKGRKSTASGEKGKAAGTGVKRRRRKRRTKSRRKLVAKKQPTSRGRIARSLGIAKPKKGSTLPSVCRPSDQTLGSMRADIGAASFSVYGDPFDLDDFDNGEEEGEEQVTSLLDAKRRGLSRSALRSHQPVARPITAGLSRGGQGQPQAEEAAPVPDLLGSILTGQSMLLMDSSDVVINRDGSLKAVKPVSSSSPSMPGSSRSSSSGETGAPGPPGQSPNPGPSFGDLAGPSYSPLNTPLPHSSPGPSSSSPLNPSPPSPSLTNHSHPAANPHPSSLGHPRLQPAPPSHRPSPTAGPSHRGTNGAGPPHRGHPSTSSPDSHSKGRDAAPPESQAKKAAPPKPVWVDVSVLPRIPKIKRETNGLGNDSATRGSSSSSNGFPESGMQSLAGNRGRQHSVDQQQGRQDGQTPRHRPGPSPAFASSFSSSSSSSSGSPANPPHSSSSSTICFRINSSGSAWHARPLSNASAMAAGSSEEDEAARKRGRSQQKRPGWRAQVKEEPGERDAYDPFHPTGSESDGSDGEPESRGADCKSQHARGGSRLPDVGGRAGFRKQVKAETLERRISPEGEGVSGEHVKVKKEPEPSGIRDCGRTNRSPQRAPEPGATSSTNPLPHRLVPVKTEKPEPSEESSLQSQTSTSSLQRRAPSASSSASTSASSLPGERRLKTEVKQEPGDSPAGSPSRSSGRGRQVSGGSGASREQQSASSSPEPGRRMRGGHPDSGQEEAGRRRGQGSGEAGRRRVEEGSERRNSCSGSRDRRRRSPSDSSDSGASERSYRKRRSRSRDGRRSRSGSDSSSGEPGKSKKQKRGGSRERSAGREGGRDRGRVAKDKRYTRSCSKSRERRKEPSRPPPSSSSSRGKADSRSGGGKRPQSRSRSRERRKGEGSSAGSSKGPQKMAATPATSDLSKEQQGRKRENKLSGLPVKEETEREVKREASSSNSGLKPLSVSGVKGERNHRDGCASAKPTQETQVAKAIKKEKLTCFDIFGEDSPDDEPVKDEKTQTASLSAIKDFYLKKEKEIKKDKMRSPENEPRCSTTSGEKKEERGSIAAVEIKTEPAWPDLTLASSPPPPPPPPPAPAQAVPFASPAPNPAPLVAVPADIPPAPQVKPETPARVPADALPVRPAAEEPSDSDEDFNVDMMLDNLDFVKSEKAAEREGAAAMGAEVKQEREEEKTEGEPVPVMAGARSKAPVKRVTWNIQEPDGPQPEKTGSKLALYKLKLKQEGARRPSSNQDPSGALPSGDPSAQGSKKGSASSLAQAGLSIPGQGHATDTLSEATDEPRNNKYMKKLHMQERAVEEVKLAIKPFYQKRDITKDEYKDILRKAVQKVCHSKSGEINPVKVANLVKAYVDKYKHARKHGQGREDGETTQETETEGAKDSESP; this comes from the exons ATGGATGAGGAGGACAGCCAGGATGAGCTGATAAACAGGAACGCTTCCCAGGGGAAAGGGAAGAGGGCTGCTGGGTGGAATATCTCAGGATCAG AGGAAGACTCTGACGAAGCaggagaggaaatggaggaTGAAGAGTCGGGA AGCggggatgataatgatgatgatgatgaagaggaggatcacCTCGACGGAGATGATgaggagatggaagaggaggaggatgacagtGATG atgatgatgaagaagaagaagaggaggaatatTCTGGGAAGGCTGTGGAGGGGGCTGTGGCAGGAGCCTCCGCTGACCCCGCAGAGCTCAGCTCAGATGAGGACTCTGAGAAGTGTCCCATCTGCCTCAACTCATTCCACAGCCAGCCTGTGGCCACCCCAGAGAGCTGTGAGCACTACTTCTGTCTGGACTGCATCCTGGAGTGGTCCAAG AACGCCAATTCCTGCCCCGTGGACCGTATCGTCTTCAACAACATCTACCTGAGGAAGAATTTCGGAGGGAAAGTTCAGAAGATG ATCACAGTGCACAAGCCTGTAAaggaaggccaggaggagcaggtggaCCTGGAGCTGGAACAGACCAGCTGCGAGGTGTGCAGGGGGAGAGACCGCGAGGATCGCTTGCTGCTCTGCGACGGTTGTGacgcagg GTACCACATGGAGTGCCTGACCCCCCCTCTGGATGCCGTTCCTGTGGAGGAATGGTT GCCAGGGTGTGAAGCCAACAACCGTCGCTCAC GGGGTTCTGCCGAGGACCTGAGCGAGGCTGAGAGCCAGACCAGCGACCGCCCCACCACCAGCCGCTCCCGCCCCGCCCCGGCAGGGCCTACCCGGGCCATCGCCCGCACCCAGCAGAGCGAGCGCGTCCGCGCCAACGTCAACCGCCACCGcatcacacaggcacgcacagcACAG ctgGCCCCCAGGTTCCTGATGCAGTCCACCTGGCTGGACGACACCATCAACTCTGTGGTGGCGGGCCTCAACACCGCCGTGTACGTCCGCAACCTCACGCCCCGCGCTGCCCCCAGCCGCCGGCGCAGGACCG TAAAGCGCAGGAAAGGCAGGAAGTCCACTGCCTCCGGGGAGAAGGGCAAAGCTGCGGGCACGGGGGTGAAGAGGCGGAGGCGGAAGAGGAGAACCAAATCCAGAAGGAAGCTG GTGGCGAAGAAGCAGCCGACGTCGCGAGGCCGTATAGCCCGTAGCCTGGGCATCGCTAAGCCCAAGAAGGGCTCCACTCTGCCCTCGGTGTGCCGGCCGTCGGACCAAACTCTGGGCAGCATGCGCGCCGACATAGGGGCCGCCTCTTTCTCCGTCTACGGAGACCCCTTCGACCTGGACGACTTTGACAACGG ggaggaggaaggtgaggagcaGGTGACATCACTGCTCGACGCCAAGAGGCGGGGCCTCTCTCGCTCCGCCCTTCGCTCCCACCAGCCGGTGGCTCGCCCAATCACTGCTGGCCTCTCCAG GGGTGGCCAGGGTCAGCCCCAGGCAGAGGAGGCGGCCCCAGtgcctgacctgctgggcagCATCCTAACAGGACAGAGCATGCTGCTGATGGACAGCTCCGATGTGGTCATCAACAGAGACGGCTCCCTCAAGGCAGTCAAGCCAG TGAGCTCGTCGTCTCCGTCGATGCCAGGTAGCAGCAGAAGCAGCAGCTCAGGAGAGACGGgtgcccccggccccccaggaCAGTCCCCCAACCCCGGACCAAGCTTTGGCGACCTGGCGGGGCCCTCCTACAGCCCCCTGAACACACCCCTGCCCCACAGCTCCCCGGgaccctcatcatcatcccctctcaacccctcgccaccctccccctccctgaccaACCACAGCCACCCTGCcgccaacccccacccctccagcctGGGCCACCCTCGCCTCCAGCCGGCCCCGCCTTCCCACAGACCCAGCCCCACGGCGGGTCCTAGCCACCGGGGGACCAACGGTGCTGGACCCCCCCATAGAGGCCACCCTTCCACCTCCAGCCCCGATTCTCACTCCAAAGGCAGGGACGCGGCGCCACCAGAGTCCCAGGCCAAGAAGGCCGCTCCTCCCAAGCCCGTGTGGGTGGACGTGTCGGTGCTACCCAGGATACCAAAGATCAAACGGGAGACCAACGGCCTCGGCAACGACAGCGCCACTAgggggagcagcagcagcagcaacggtTTCCCTGAGTCAGGCATGCAGAGCCTGGCCGGGAACCGAGGCAGGCAGCACAGTGTGGACCAGCAGCAGGGGCGGCAGGACGGCCAGACTCCCCGACACAGGCCCGGCCCATCCCCGGCCTTCGCCAGCTCCTTTTCCtcgtcgtcctcctcttcctcgggtTCCCCCGCCAACCCTccgcactcctcctcctcttccaccattTGCTTCCGGATCAACTCCAGCGGGAGCGCTTGGCACGCGCGCCCGCTCAGCAACGCGTCCGCGATGGCGGCGGGGAGctcggaggaggacgaggcagccaggaagaggggcaggagTCAGCAGAAGCGGCCGGGCTGGCGTGCGCAGGTCAAAGAGGAGCCGGGAGAGCGGGACGCGTACGACCCCTTCCATCCCACCGGCTCGGAGTCCGACGGCTCGGACGGCGAGCCCGAGAGCCGAGGCGCAGACTGCAAGTCCCAGCATGCTCGGGGGGGCTCCAGGCTTCCTGACGTGGGGGGCAGAGCAGGATTTCGGAAGCAGGTTAAAGCTGAGACCCTGGAGAGGAGGATCTCGCCAGAGGGGGAGGGCGTCTCAGGGGAGCATGTCAAGGTGAAGAAGGAACCAGAGCCCTCTGGCATCAGGGACTGTGGGCGGACTAATCGTAGCCCACAACGAGCACCCGAACCTGGGGCGACCAGCAGCACCAACCCCCTGCCTCACCGCCTGGTGCCTGTGAAGACTGAAAAGCCAGAACCATCGGAGGAGAGCAGTCTACAGAGCCAgacctctacctcctccctccagagaaGAGCTCCCTCTGCCTCGAGCTCAGCCTCtacctcagcctccagcctccctggcGAGAGGAGGTTAAAGACTGAGGTCAAACAGGAACCTGGGGACAGTCCAGCCGGGTCCCCCTCCAGGTCCTCAGGCCGGGGCAGGCAGGTGTCCGGGGGCAGCGGGGCGTCCAGGGAGCAGCAGTCAGCCTCCAGCAGCCCGGAGCCAGGCAGGCGGATGAGAGGAGGGCATCCAGACTcagggcag gaggaggcagggaggcggagggggcagggctcgggggaggcagggaggagaagggtggaggagggcagtgaGAGGAGGAACAGCTGCTCTGGGTCCCGGGACAGGAGGAGGCGTTCTCCCTCAGACAGCTCTGACTCGGGGGCGTCTGAGAGGTCATACAGGAAGAGGCGCTCGCGCTCCAGAGACGGGAGACGGTCCAG GTCAGGCTCAGACTCCAGCAGTGGAGAACCCGGGAAGAGTAAaaagcagaagagaggagggagcagggagaggagcgcCGGCAGAGAGGGCGGTAGAGACCGAGGCCGCGTGGCTAAAGACAAGAGGTACACGCGCTCGTGCTCCAAatccagggagaggaggaaagagcccTCGCgacccccgccctcctcctccagctctaggGGCAAGGCGGACTCCAGGTCCGGAGGCGGGAAGAGGCCGCAGTCCCGTTCCCggtccagagagaggaggaaaggagaggggtcaTCCGCTGGGTCCTCCAAGGGGCCACAGAAAATGGCTGCAACTCCGgccacctctgacctctccaaGGAACAGCAGGGGAGGAAGCGAGAGAATAAACTCTCGGGACTCCCCGTAAAGgaggaaacggagagagaggtgaagcgaGAGGCGTCTTCCTCCAACTCAGGGCTGaaacctctctccgtctctggggTGAAAGGGGAGAGGAACCACCGTGACGGATGTGCCTCCGCTAAACCCACCCAGGAAACCCAAGTGGCTAAAGCCATCAAGAAGGAGAAACTCACTTGCTTTGATATATTCGGAGAAGATTCACCAGACGATGAACCCGTGAAGGACGAGAAAACTCAGACGGCCTCCCTCAGTGCAATCAAGGACTTTTATCtaaagaaggaaaaagagatCAAGAAAGACAAAATGCGCTCCCCCGAAAACGAGCCTCGCTGCTCCACGACGTCCGGTGAGAAAAAGGAAGAGCGGGGATCCATAGCAGCCGTCGAGATCAAGACGGAGCCCGCGTGGCCTGACCTGACCCTGGCGtccagtccccctcctccccctcccccacctccggcCCCCGCCCAGGCCGTGCCCTTCgcctcccccgcccccaaccCTGCTCCCCTGGTCGCAGTTCCTGCTGACATCCCTCCGGCGCCTCAGGTCAAGCCAGAGACCCCAGCCCGTGTCCCGGCCGACGCCCTCCCTGTGAGGCCGGCGGCCGAAGAGCCCTCGGACTCTGACGAGGACTTCAACGTGGATATGATGCTGGACAACCTGGACTTTGTGAAGAGCGAGAaggcggcagagagagagggggcggcgGCGATGGGAGCCGAGGTcaaacaggagagggaggaggagaagacggagggagagccGGTGCCGGTAATGGCTGGAGCCAGGAGCAAAGCCCCGGTGAAGAGGGTGACCTGGAACATCCAGGAGCCCGACGGGCCCCAGCCAGAGAAGACCGGCAGCA aacTGGCTCTCTACAAACTGAAGCTGAAACAGGAAGGAGCACGCAGACCTTCCTCCAATCAG GACCCCTCAGGGGCCCTGCCCAGCGGTGACCCCTCTGCCCAGGGCTCCAAGAAGGGCAGTGCCAGCAGCCTGGCCCAAGCAGGGCTGTCAATCCCTGGGCAGGGCCATGCCACCGACACCCTCTCAGAGGCCACAGATGAACCCAGGAACAATAAG TACATGAAGAAGCTGCACATGCAGGAACGAGCCGTGGAGGAGGTCAAACTGGCCATCAAGCCCTTCTACCAGAAGAGAGACATCACCAAGGACGAGTACAAAGACATCCTCCGCAAGGCCGTCCAAAAG